A single window of Vigna unguiculata cultivar IT97K-499-35 chromosome 1, ASM411807v1, whole genome shotgun sequence DNA harbors:
- the LOC114187032 gene encoding uncharacterized protein LOC114187032, with protein sequence MEDLGGTRFDGLSNAVRRKRSQTSRRPRPDSQPVSDGHELSPLSSTPSEDAGKISSDENVGYDANSKRKEFNLNHCVSQTSSATGAEDDKSHKKSKKDGGFQAFYNNEPGRSGLHNKRCSEGVLAPANWRGSSKAKDSLDLESRNADLYAARNPESVNLAQFSGSQDGLGNESRVKKVKLKVGGVTRTIQANSATNGASGSGSTMKSSRSSDTSRPRQKQQSNSDENNSPSDKRSGLQGVPWKDFSRGGFGLGKEESLMGKISTKNASSKLGDKSEPVRKSKRVPKRRVLDGEFGDDDDEDDEIRYLEKLKTSKVSAVYRDEEELSKKHRKLSNMENAASTRSVKDGKKKSRSDRVYEDTDYEDEEESGGSEGELEDKKKKKQRKESVDVLMDSKREITLTTRQRALQSSKDASASSASLIEFPNGLPPAPPRKQKEKLSEVDQQLKKAEAAQRRRMQVEKAARESEAEAIRKILGQDSSRKKREEKIKKRQEELAQEKAANARMHASNTIKYTMGPTGTVVTFPEEMGFPSLFNSKPVSYPPPREKCAGPSCSNPYKYRDSKSKLPLCSLQCYKAVQEKVVAETTC encoded by the exons atggAAGATTTGGGTGGTACCCGATTTGATGGCCTCAGCAATGCTGTGAGGAGGAAGAGGAGTCAGACTTCACGCAGGCCGCGACCTGATTCGCAGCCTGTTTCTGACGGTCATGAACTGTCTCCCTTGTCCTCAACGCCGTCAGAGGATGCTGGCAAGATCTCTAGTGATGAGAATGTTGGCTACGATGCGAATTCCAAGAGGAAGGAGTTCAATCTTAATCATTGTGTCTCTCAAACTTCATCGGCTACTGGAGCTGAAGACGATAAATCtcataaaaagagtaaaaaggACGGTGGGTTCCAAgcattttataataatgaacCTGGACGGAGTGGCTTGCATAATAAACGCTGTAGTGAAGGTGTTCTTGCGCCGGCAAATTGGAGAGGTTCTAGCAAAGCAAAGGATAGCTTGGATTTAGAATCCAGAAATGCAGATTTGTATGCTGCAAGGAATCCTGAGAGTGTGAATTTGGCACAGTTTAGTGGCTCTCAAGATGGATTGGGGAATGAGAGCCGAGTTAAAAAGGTTAAACTCAAGGTTGGCGGGGTGACACGTACTATTCAAGCCAACTCAGCAACCAATGGTGCTTCAGGAAGCGGATCAACAATGAAGAGCTCTCGCTCATCGGATACCTCCCGACCACGCCAAAAACAACAG AGTAATTCAGATGAAAATAACTCTCCTTCGGACAAGAGAAGTGGTCTACAAGGCGTTCCGTGGAAGGATTTCTCAAGGGGTGGTTTTGGTCTTGGAAAGGAGGAATCATTGATGGGAAAGATTTCTACAAAGAACGCATCTAGTAAGCTGGGCGACAAGTCTGAACCAGTTCGAAAGAGTAAGCGAGTACCAAAGAGACGTGTGCTTGATGGGGAATTTGGTGACGATGATGATGAGGATGATGAGATTCGGTACTTGGAAAAGCTGAAAACATCAAAAGTTTCTGCAGTTTATAGAGATGAAGAAGAATTAAGCAAAAAACATCGAAAGCTCTCTAATATGGAAAATGCTGCCTCTACAAGGTCAGTCAAAGACGGTAAGAAAAAGTCTAGATCTGATAGAGTGTATGAGGACACCGATTATGAGGATGAAGAGGAGTCAGGAGGGTCTGAAGGTGAGCTTGaggataagaaaaagaaaaaacagaggAAGGAGTCTGTTGATGTACTGATGGACAGTAAGAGGGAAATTACCCTCACGACTCGTCAACGAGCCCTTCAATCAAGCAAAGACGCCTCAGCATCGAGTGCTAGTTTAATTGAGTTTCCCAATGGATTACCACCTGCCCCTCCTAGAA AGCAAAAGGAGAAGCTTTCAGAGGTAGACCAGCAATTGAAGAAAGCTGAAGCTGCACAGAGGCGTAGAATGCAAGTTGAGAAGGCTGCCAGGGAATCTGAG GCTGAGGCTATCAGAAAAATACTTGGTCAAGACTCTAGTAGAAAAAAGcgagaagagaaaataaagaagcGCCAGGAAGAATTGGCACAg GAAAAGGCAGCAAATGCAAGAATGCATGCGTCAAATACCATCAAATACACAATGGGCCCGACTGGAACAGTTGTGACTTTTCCTGAGGAAATGGGGTTCCCTAGCTTATTTAACTCCAAACCTGTCAG TTATCCTCCACCTCGCGAGAAGTGTGCTGGTCCATCTTGTTCAAATCCTTATAAGTATCGGGATTCAAAATCAAAACTTCCTCTTTGCAGTCTCCAATGCTACAAGGCTGTCCAGGAGAAGGTGGTGGCTGAAACTACCTGTTGA
- the LOC114163609 gene encoding uncharacterized protein LOC114163609, translating into MAFNKNLLITIVTLSSLLLSTAHASVQSPSPSPSSSPSSAQSFLVANPNNNILGTASSNPGDNLFKSSLLVTNPNNNILGTASSNAGDNLLNPSLHVMNFCKGTENPALCSGTIAPFMEGPFDPMKALETEMEATFIQSKKVAKLIADELRNPNIDRRARGALDICKSQYKSIMETVNEAVELLNEQNVVDAYYKFSSVISDQSTCEDAFVESPGVTIPFAEDSHTVYQLGGNCLAIMDAMVNSRNNFLLA; encoded by the coding sequence ATGGCATTCAACAAAAACCTTCTAATCACCATCGTGACCCTCTCTTCCCTTTTACTATCCACCGCCCATGCCTCCGTCCAATCACCTTCTCCCTCCCCATCTTCCTCCCCGTCTTCCGCACAATCCTTCCTCGTCGCAAACCCCAACAACAACATCCTCGGCACCGCATCATCGAACCCAGGCGACAACCTCTTCAAATCCAGCCTCCTCGTCACAAACCCCAACAACAACATCCTCGGCACAGCATCATCGAACGCAGGCGACAACCTCTTGAATCCCAGCCTCCACGTCATGAACTTCTGCAAAGGCACTGAGAACCCTGCACTCTGCTCTGGAACCATTGCCCCATTCATGGAAGGCCCCTTCGACCCCATGAAGGCTCTCGAGACCGAAATGGAAGCCACCTTCATCCAAAGCAAGAAGGTCGCCAAGCTCATCGCCGACGAACTCAGAAACCCTAACATCGACCGAAGGGCACGCGGCGCCCTCGACATCTGCAAGTCTCAGTACAAGAGCATCATGGAAACTGTGAACGAGGCCGTGGAGTTGTTGAACGAACAGAACGTGGTTGATGCTTATTACAAGTTCAGCTCCGTTATCTCTGACCAATCAACTTGCGAGGACGCGTTTGTGGAATCTCCCGGAGTTACCATTCCCTTCGCCGAGGACTCTCACACTGTGTATCAGCTTGGTGGGAACTGCTTGGCCATCATGGATGCCATGGTTAATAGCCGTAACAATTTTCTCTTGGCTTGA
- the LOC114174449 gene encoding probable WRKY transcription factor 35 isoform X2 yields MDTDANASSQPDSEASSELKSSETQTSKKRGYYKCSTSKGCSAKKQVERCRTDASMLIVTYTSTHNHPCPTTTTATSTTTNSPQQPKESESETTQDLSGISKEEDQEHIEEEQRDDDKPRDEGRNEEKFLYLQSSQDIIIEQEDPFKLNTEKSHERIDLLLEEEEPLCYAQVKNLSASESEELDFFDELEELPMSSSFFNFTRSIFSDERIPVAPS; encoded by the exons ATGGACACTGATGCTAATGCCTCTTCCCAACCCGACTCAGAAGCATCTTCAGAGCTCAAATCATCAGAGACTCAAACATCAAAGAAAAG GGGCTATTACAAGTGCAGCACATCCAAAGGTTGTTCAGCCAAAAAACAGGTAGAGAGATGCAGAACAGATGCTTCAATGCTCATCGTCACATATACCTCTACACATAACCATCCAtgccccaccaccaccaccgccacctccaccaccacaaATTCACCCCAACAACCAAAAGAATCTGAATCCGAAACCACCCAAGACCTCTCAGGTATCTCAAAGGAGGAAGATCAAGAACATATAGAAGAAGAACAAAGGGATGATGATAAGCCCAGAGATGAAGgtagaaatgaagaaaagtttcTTTACCTGCAATCTTCCCAAGACATAATAATAGAACAAGAAGACCCTTTCAAGCTAAACACGGAGAAAAGCCATGAGAGAATAGATCTTCTCTTGGAGGAGGAAGAACCCCTTTGTTACGCACAAGTCAAGAACTTGTCGGCTTCCGAAAGCGAAGAACTTGATTTTTTCGATGAGCTTGAGGAGTTGCCCATGTCTTCATCTTTCTTTAACTTCACGAGGAGCATTTTTTCCGATGAAAGGATTCCCGTTGCCCCTTCTTGA
- the LOC114174449 gene encoding probable WRKY transcription factor 69 isoform X1, which produces MDTDANASSQPDSEASSELKSSETQTSKKRKLVEKRVVAVRIGENVGKVKNEGLPSDFWSWRKYGQKPIKGSPYPRGYYKCSTSKGCSAKKQVERCRTDASMLIVTYTSTHNHPCPTTTTATSTTTNSPQQPKESESETTQDLSGISKEEDQEHIEEEQRDDDKPRDEGRNEEKFLYLQSSQDIIIEQEDPFKLNTEKSHERIDLLLEEEEPLCYAQVKNLSASESEELDFFDELEELPMSSSFFNFTRSIFSDERIPVAPS; this is translated from the exons ATGGACACTGATGCTAATGCCTCTTCCCAACCCGACTCAGAAGCATCTTCAGAGCTCAAATCATCAGAGACTCAAACATCAAAGAAAAG GAAACTGGTTGAGAAAAGAGTTGTGGCAGTGAGGATAGGAGAGAATGTTGGGAAGGTGAAGAATGAAGGGCTACCTTCGGATTTTTGGTCTTGGAGAAAATATGGACAAAAACCTATCAAAGGGTCTCCATATCCAAG GGGCTATTACAAGTGCAGCACATCCAAAGGTTGTTCAGCCAAAAAACAGGTAGAGAGATGCAGAACAGATGCTTCAATGCTCATCGTCACATATACCTCTACACATAACCATCCAtgccccaccaccaccaccgccacctccaccaccacaaATTCACCCCAACAACCAAAAGAATCTGAATCCGAAACCACCCAAGACCTCTCAGGTATCTCAAAGGAGGAAGATCAAGAACATATAGAAGAAGAACAAAGGGATGATGATAAGCCCAGAGATGAAGgtagaaatgaagaaaagtttcTTTACCTGCAATCTTCCCAAGACATAATAATAGAACAAGAAGACCCTTTCAAGCTAAACACGGAGAAAAGCCATGAGAGAATAGATCTTCTCTTGGAGGAGGAAGAACCCCTTTGTTACGCACAAGTCAAGAACTTGTCGGCTTCCGAAAGCGAAGAACTTGATTTTTTCGATGAGCTTGAGGAGTTGCCCATGTCTTCATCTTTCTTTAACTTCACGAGGAGCATTTTTTCCGATGAAAGGATTCCCGTTGCCCCTTCTTGA